In Lycium barbarum isolate Lr01 chromosome 9, ASM1917538v2, whole genome shotgun sequence, the DNA window TTTGAATTAAAGCGACAGTTAAAATAGAACGGAGATACTATTAGTAGCTATGAGGAGCACAAGTTGCCCATTACTTGACTAAAAAAGTTACTAAATTTTCCCTTCTAACTAAGTGCATGAACcataacaacaacagcccagtgaaatcccacatcttggggtctggggagggtataatgtacgcagaccttactcctaccaaggtaggatggctatTTCCGAAAGTGCATGAACCATATTAGTTAATAAAAGTTATTTTATATTGAGAATGAATCGCAAAATAAGATTTGACAAAAGAATATGTGCtataaataaactaaaaaataTATGATGTTGAATGGCTGTAAATATAAAAAATCAAGATGTGAGAGTTTGCATAATAACTTAATCCATAAGCCAACCATCGATCTAACTAATATTTGAATCAAAAGACCTCATTTTTTTTCAAATTGCTTCCAAACTTAAATATCACCGAATTAAGAGATAGAAACAATGCTCTGTCTAATGAGGTCTCGTAATTTTAAAATCGTTTAGAATATGAAGTGAAAACAACAAATATCTAACTAATTTAAGTTAACTATTTATGTGGTGGGATGCATAAAATTCCTTTATAGAATGAACAATATTTCGATGGGAGCGCTTCCCCTATAACAGGCCTTACGTGGCAAGAACACGAATTAGTTGGGACGGATACCAAAAAGTTATAAAATAAAGGATATTTAACCTTTATTcaattattttaaatttaaatacTAGGTCTACATGCAAGTAGAAATTTATCACTTTTATATAAATTTCATTATATTCGACAGGGGATATCATAGATTTAGCGAACTAAACGGATAAACAACGAAAATCGTAGctaagtatatttttttctttagtGTTTGTTGTCAACTGAAGTACGCGCTTTGGTCACGCGCAAAACGCGTATGCCAGAACTGGATATTATAAGTATCTAAAGATAAGAGTACTTTTGGTTGAACTGATAAAATATCACATGTCATTAAAACTAATGGAAATATCGTGTGAAAAACATAACTGGGCTAAaaatgaccctagttaagatcaTTTTCTATCTTTAGTTTTTCTCCAATTTTAGCGCCAATcacatccaaaagaaaagtacAAACAAGATTATCACTTAATATAGATTGGGGGAAAAATAGAATTGGATAAACTACGATGAATTTTTAGCCTAGCCACGTTGAAGACACATGATGCTGCTATTCGCTTGATAACTTTATCAGTTAAGGCTAGAAGCGTTCGATTTTTACTAAAGGATTATATGTGCTTATAGTAATATAACaggtataaaaatatatttacttCAAACTTTAGGGACAAATTTGAGTTAAAAACTCACGAACTAACTTAAGGATTATACTCCTATCCTTAGCGGTCGTTTGGTACGTGGACAAAGTTATGCTGGGATTACAGTCTTGAGATTATAATCCTTGGGCTAAATAACCTCTGGATTACTTAGTACTTGTTCTTTGTTTGGTTCATTGGATTAAAGGTGGGATATACCATGTATAATCCAAAGCATGTGTTTGATATTAGTTATACCACCTAGGAAATGTGATAATATTATTCAAGATTGTGGTATAGTTTTATACCGGGACTAATTAGTAACTCAAACAAAACATGGTACAAATTTAACCCAAAAATTTAATATCGGTATATCCTGCCTTACATcgtctaccaaacgaccccttatagtGCTACTTTCTTTACTCAACCTGGCTCCCATGACCAGTAAGTTTTAGTTGGCTTaacaactctctctctctctctttttttattttttttttatactcaATATCCATGTCGGACACTATAATTTGAATTCACATAATGTGAGATTTATTAAAGAATAAAGCGTTTCATATTAGTATTTTTTCCATTATTAAGATTTAAAATCCAAAATTTCTTAGTATTAAGAATTGAGAGATCCCACCACAACTCTTGGTGATCTCGATAATTCAACATTTCCATGAGCCAATGCTTTTATTTAAGCTAGGTTTCTTCTAAGAGATGAGTAACTTAATACATTGAACTATAACATTTGAAAATTCATCATTTTAACACCAGGCTGTTCAAGGAAAAACCAAAACTTAGTGTTTCTTCTTTAATTTGAATCCGAAAAGAACTTTCTATTTTCTTAGAGGAAATCTTTTTTCCTATAGAAAGCTAATACAATAACAACTTGACTCAATTCTCAAATAATAAGTTTGATTTTATGAATTTCTATTTTGTTCAACTTTGACATGTTTCGTTCTACCACTCAATAATTTATCTTGTGACAAATTACGAATTTTGTCAAAATAAGAGATTTTGTAAATCTGACAAGTAACCCATATTAATAGCAACTGAAATAAGCAAAATAATTAACTCATATTATTTTTAAAGTACTATATTAGATTCTACATCGTTCCAATTATAGCTCCCTACCGTTTAGTTTTGATTTTTTATGATACAGTCAAActtctctataattgtcattcgttataacagtatttcactataacggtctgattttctccggaaccaattttttatgttatattttaattctctataacagcaatgacattcattatagcggtacactctttgtaaaattacctctttaTAACAGTCAcactcaaatattgtgtaataatattttataagaaatatattatctataaaataaaatatttaaatatttatgaTAATCACCATTAATGTCGTGTGCATAGTAAATTTCAAGTACGAATATCTAAAAATCTTCAATTATACTATTAAGCTTTTAGACAGCCTTTaagggaaagctattgaattcccttttgctgaaagtttgaaCAATTCGACAGTTCAAATGTTATATTATTACTAAGAGATTGGAATTTAAGAAACAATCTACAATTTTAGAATTCTTACATCAAACTTAAAAATTTAAATACATATGTTccatagattttaattctttatcggtatGGTATAACTAGTTATGATTTtcttagtaatttattagtctttttaattttaattaatgaaatatgaaaatcaattgagattttaaaattaacaagtatttttGGTTTCGTTTATACTAgcataaaaagtaaaaaaattagtacttttgtttataacagtTAAATAAATTCTAAACATCAAATGccagtatacatacataacatcaACTCACTATAGCAACCATGAAATTTTGGAcaaaggctgccattatagaaaAGTTTGATTATACTCCCTCAGGTTCAAAGTAAGTgttcatttaattttttttcacaTTCCTTAAGAATACTAACTCTTATAAGAGAACAATAACTCCTagaaaaaaataggtattttgattAAACTACCCTTAATTAATACTGCTAAGACTCTTGCCTATTTATTGTCTTAAATAAATAGGGACAAATCTAGAAAGATAAAGTTAATTTcctcttgattttgtaaatgtaCACTTATAAAGCTAAGTgaatacttattttgaaccgaAGGGAGTAAATATTTTTGCGAAGTTGCAAACATTTTACTCTCAAAATCCATAGCAGTCAAAACAAGTTGGGAGTCTACAATCAAAGTTAAAAAATACAAGGGCTtattcagcaaaaaaaaaaaaaagaaaaagaaaaggtacaCAACATCTAACACGAAGAGCAAAGTCCTGTAATGTCCGAAACAGAGACAATATTAGTAGCAAAACAACAGTActaattcatttttattttattttttattttgcaccCTTTTCTTCTTGCTTTCTCATTGCAATTGCTTTTCCCAAGTAAAGTGAAAAACCTCATCCCACTAATCCCAAAATAAACCCAACATACCATTTGCTTAGAGGAAGCAAAAGTTAAAAGTAGAACAAAAATGGCTTTTCCTTAAAGGATTAGCAACTAATCCCATAGATCTGTAGCTCAAAACCCTTAAAATTTTTCTATTAAAGTAACTAGCTTTATCCTTCTACAATTCTTTAAAGATGGGTTGTAAAAGATTAGGTTTTTTTATTATTAACCATCTCTGACTTGTAGTTTTTTTTTAGTGATTTTGTTACCATAAAGGGGCTTCTTTCCAATTCTTGACTGATAAATTTGGGTCTTTGAGCTTAGTTAAGGCAAGTTTAAAGCTTTAAAAGGTTGATTCTTTTTAGTGTAAAGATGATTCAATTGTTGTTTATGGTTCTTTGTTTGGAGGGTATGGTAGCATTTCTTTTAATGGTGAAGATTGGGCCACTGAGGGAACTGGTGATGAAGTTTTTGGATCAGGTGAAAATGAGAAAGGGTACTGTTTTAACTATTGCTGGTACTATATCAGCAATCTTATTTTCCAACTTTATTAGTATAATCAAGATTCAGAATAAGGGAGCTAAGCTTGGTACAATGACACCAATGGATCAGGTCTTGTGGAGAACCAACTTGCTTGAGGCTACTCTCATGGGTATGATCCTAACCCCTTTTTGTTGTTTATAATGCAAATAAGTGAATTTCATTCCCTTGTTACTGGTTTCTGATATTAAAACAATTGTCTTGTGATAATTTAATGGTATTATGGCGTTGCAAATGAAAATCACATTCTTGGTCAGTTGTTTTTGTTGAAGATAGGACTCTGTACACCGGGATGTGGATatgcaccacagtattcttccattccgggaccagcttgaatGAAATTATCCCGGTCAAACCCTGTCGTCCAGCTCCTCGCGTAGGGCATGTCATTaccgaggtgatgcctaggtacgggccgAAAAGGCAGCTTCCTCCACGCCCATAACTgaaagcgatattagaaaatacgattttttagtcgtcatttcaagaggtttgtttacattaaaggaacacacacttaaaatattacctggagaagagcaaaaaattccacacacatctctgataTGGCCAATAAACGCTCGGCATAGACATCGGTAGaggtacgccaaaacagcacTGCCCCAACTGTaatctcccaagcggtccagatgctccaagaagaTCAAATATCGTAAGCTGACATGGGCACTAGAtgtgttcgggaacaagatgcccccgaatataatgaGCAGATACAAACGGGTATGACAATCAACAACGTCCTGAGGAGTGCCGTCATCAATAGGAGGTTTTGCGagcaaataagtgcagagtgcactaatctgCACCCGACTCTGTCCCGAGAAACGGGCCGTGGGActaggcacgaagtgggtgagcctaatCAACTCCGACACCCATGTCCTACCCGGAGGAGGCTCGTACTGACTGTATAATGACTCTtcatctacccgcaatccaaacaAGACCTCGACATCCTGAAGTGATCGTGGCTTCACCGGCGCgtagatggaaggtatgtgtctccggCCTCTActgctcaaccatggccgtaatGAGCGCCCAGTCATGCTATACCCGACTAACGGACACACAACGATAGATACCACCCCAAAACAATATCTCTAAGACGCGGGGTGTGAGGGGTACTCGAgtaaaagagtccacgctctctgcagcctacggggatgGAGCCTAGTCCCTATCCCTATAACACCCGTCCATAATAACTtggacctatgattgtcttgcaaaaaAAGTACTAATCTATCATTGGGCCTCGAGTGATCATCAAGCCCCGAgtgaacattcggatccatgaaagtgTCTTGTCTGTAGaaactaaattattcattattcttgaaattaaagtgcaattatattaactaattaatcattTATAGGAAATATGCGAATTATGAtgattatgttgtattatattttttgAATAATTATATCTAATTATAATTATTCTCCTAACTATAATTAAAGAAATAACGAACTAATTTATTTACcgattaacatgggataaacaatttcacaaataactaaattaacaatgccataattaacAAATCATAGGAGATTACTATGTTTTCTCTAATTAAAGAATTAAtaattcataaacaaaataacaattcataatcaacaactaataaattaacaaatattagtagattactatattttttctaattaaacaattatcaattcataatcaattaacaaaaaaaaaaaattaaaacaagcaAAACTGTTACTGCccaacagcaaaaaaaaaaaaacaatgttttTTCGAAATTCACCACTATGAAACGTTAAACAAGCTTAGGATTATAATGTATTTAACAAAATAATcaaaaagttcatagtagaatacCTTGATCGAAGCTTCTTGTAGGGTTGTATGTCGCTTTTTTCCTAAATTCGACCTTAGAATCTTGCTcgttgacttgaatataccgataATGTAAACTTTCCAAACGAAATTTGAATACAAAACGACGTCTTTTGGAAGTGGGCCCGACCTTTTTTCTCCTTCAATGgcggacaatttttttttttttaagtgttgGGGGGACTAATGGTGGAACCCGATGGTTTTATGTCGgtgtcctatagcgcagtattttttTGCCGTAAAGGAGAGAAGGGAtatcctttagcgcagtaaaatactactttaaaggacttaaccgtgccgttacagttaagtcctttaacgcagtatttattgcgttaaaggtacttttgtaccccTTTTTTtctgggatattttggttcaagtctcttttttttttttttttgagtcattttggttccggactctggAAGAGCTTGTCTCTAACAAAACTGAAGTATAAGAAAGTAGTTCTCCAAAATATCTTGGAATTTGAAAGATAAATTTGTCTAGAAGTCGTTTTACCTGAAATATCAACCATTGCTGTTGATATTCTATTGATGGTACGCCCATTGTTTCAAAATGTTCATCTTATACCTTAGTAAAGAAATGCTCTGAGTCACTCTCTTGCTCAGGTTGTTTGCTGATTCTCTGTTGAAGCTATTTGGTAATCTCGTTTGATATGACATGATTATGGAGTAACGATGAGCAAACTTAGGTAAAACTTAAATATGTCTCAAGATAATAGCTAATTGCTTGAGTGAAAGGATATCCCATTACTTACAAATCTTAAACAGTATAGCAGTATGTAGATCTGCTTCTGCGATATTATGTTTTTAGGTTGAGAAAGCATAAGAGTTGGTACCTGGAATTTTGCATTTTCAGTGTCTTCTTATTCATTAGAGTACTAATTTCTATTTTTTCTAATTTATCTGCATTTGAATGGCATATATCGCACAGGGTTTTTGCTGTTTCTTGGATTCTTAATTGATCGTATGCACCATTACCTTCGGAAACTGATAGTATTGAGGAATACTGCGGGATCTtcaaagaaagaatttgaaagGCTTGAGAAAGAAAAGGCGCAGCTTAAGGAGAAGGCAGATAAAGCTGCTGAGGAAATGAAACTATCGCAGAAAGAAATCTCTAGTTTAAAAGAGACATTGAAGAAGGTTAAGTTGGAGTCGGAGGAGACAGACAAACGAGTTGAAACTGCGGAAGCTTATGTTGCTGCTCTCCAAAAACAAGCAGCAGATCTACTTTTAGAATATGATCGTCTATTAGAAGACAATCAAAATCTTCAGAATCAAGCTCATGGTTATCGGAGTTGAGAAAATAGACACAACCCATTGGTTCAAATCACTACCCTGTAACGTTTTTATAACTGGCTGTGTTGACTGAAGATTTTGTGCTCGTATGTCTTGGCCCTTCTTTTAGCAGAAGGGATTTTGGGAATGTTGTTAATTATTGAGATCTTGTAATATTGTTTTTCAGGTATAGACATTGTTAAATTCACGGCCTTTTGGCGTCCGGCCTATCAATGTGTCTTTTCTTTATTCTTAACTCAATTGAAAGTTCAAACAGAAATATGTGGGCAAAAGCTTTCCTTGAGTTTTGCCTTCTTTTAAACTTGAAACAAATGCAATGTTAATAGCTTACTAGGAAGAAAAGCATTCCTTCAGCCAGTAAATGGGATGATTGAAAGCCACTGGATGCTCATGATAAAGAATGAATCTATTGTACAAGTCTTTTGCTCTTTGGTTGTGAACATATAGGCTATTGACAAACGATAGGCAGTAGCTAATAGCACATGAATTCATTCAAACTAGTAAAAGCTTTGAAGAAATGAAAGAGCAGTCCACTTGTAAATATTTGCTCTTCCTTGACAGCTCCTCACTAGATTACAATAGAAAATGTCTATGATGCTTTATGAAAATTTTAGCAATTTACCATTAACAGAAAATAACTTCTGACAACTTAAATGATCTTGTACAGATACAGTAGAAGTATAGCCACTTGGGACACACTCTAGAATGCCTGATTAATTTGTGCCAAAAATTATGTAGGAGAGAAGAAATGCAGGAAACCTTTTGGAGCATGTCCATTGAATTGTGTCAGAAGTGCTTCACCGCATTCCAGTTAGTGCTACCAAAACATTAAAATGGAAATCAACCCACTCTTTCGGCTGGAGCCTTGGAGATCAAAATTCAAACTCCGGTTCAGCTCTTAGACAAGAAAAGAATCAATCTGCCAACTCCAAAGAAGTATAAAGCAATATTTACATTTAGCAGTCAGACTTGAGAAGGTATGCAACATATCATCTGCCGTTCCATGATAAAATCCGCGTAACAGAGTCAATCTTTGTTAGTCATCTTTGATACTGACACATGCATTTTAATTTTGTCATTCTGATGGAACTTGCAGGACAGCTAACTCAACTGCTTAAGTTGATTCTTCAAAATACTAACTCAGCACCTTGTTGGAAGCTTGGTACAAATTTCCGTTGGCTTGCCTCTCTCAGAGAAGAGGTGGTAGCAACTTATTTCCTGCTTGAAGTGGGTCCTCAGTTAGAATGTCATTGAAGCAATAATGTTGCGAAAGCCCATTCAGATTCTTAATTTAATAAATATGCACGAACATCCTGCAGTGCCAGTGCACCACCAGGAGAAATTCTAGGACACAAGTGCATACAACTCCTAATATTCAATGTGGGCCAAAAAATTCCCAGAGTCGGGGGAAACAGGCAGCAAAAGTATCCTTCTGCTCATCCACCAGATGATAGCACTCTGTAAATTCTACAGATAACCATAATAATCTTTTAGGTGAAGGACCTCTGATTGAAGGCCAAGGCAGCAACAAATACATTTTCCTCGTATTCTTAGTTTTTATCCAGTATCTCACAGGATGATATATCTCTGCATGGCAAGACAAGTTTCACCAGTAGTCGCCACAGGAGCATATTCCATCCTTAAAGTGATGAAATCGTTTAACATCCCTTACAATAATATCTCTTTTTACAATAACAGATATAAACTTTGTTACTTCATGGCAGTCACCACAGACCCTCAGGTTCTTTGTGATAAATAATCGGGTTCCTGGTGCGGTGTTTAAGAGCCCAAAAGCAATGGCAAGTCTCTCACTATGATTACACAACATTTTCACTTTGACCTCTTCTTCAAGATTCTGCAATACAAATTCAGTCTTCGGGACATACCCCATAGCTTTCATCTCATTCTCCAAATTGCATAGAAGTCCCATTATCTGTTCATATTGAGGGTGACTTGTATCACCCATAAGAAAAGCATGGAGTCTCCCATTTACCTCTACAGCACTGTAGCCAGGAACTTTTGTCATCCCTGTCTTTTTCATAAGCTTCCTCGCAGCAGCTGCTTTATCCCACATTTTTGCTGCTGCAAAGAAATTTGCTACTAATATGAAAGTACCTGTGTTCTCCGGAATTAGTTCAAGTACCCTGTTTGCTGCCAATTCTCCAATGGAAAATTTCTTATGCTTGTGGCAACCAGATAGAAGGGCAACCCAAACAGCAACCCCAGGTTTAGTTTCCATAGAAATGATAAGATCTTTAGCTTCTTCTACTTCACCAGATCGAGCTAAAAGATCAACCAAACAAGCATAATGCTTCTCAGAAGGTTTGATTTTGTATTCATTAATCATTACATCAAACCAATGTCGTCCTTCCTCCACTAATCCCGAGTGACTCAGAGCTGAAAGGAGAGCAGCAAAAGTTGCATGATCTGGTTCTATCTTGTCCTTCATTTCCTGGAAAAGGGTAAGTGCCTCTCTTCCATGCCCATGGATCCCATAGCACGCTATAATCGTATTCCAACATATCAAGTCCTTCGAACTCATATTGTCATAAATGGAACGGGCACAAGAAATGAGCCCACATTTAGCGTACACATCAATCAGTGCAGTACTCAAAACTTGGTCCATAATGACTTTCCTTGCAACATAACCATGAATTGATCTACCCAACTTTAAAGAGCCAACATGAGAACATGCTAGAAGTGCACTTACAAGTGAAGCTACATCAGGTGTGAATCCCGACACTTGCATCTCTATCAACAGTTGAAGAGCATTGACAGCAAAGCCATTTTGAGCAAAGCCAGAAATCAAAGCACTCCAAGAAACAGTATTCTTAGAGGGCATTTTTCGAAATACACGAGTAGCTATCTCCAACTCTCCATTCTTGGCATACATATCAACAAGACTAGTCAACATATTAACATCCATAGGAAGCGTTCTTCGGATCATATAACCATGGACCGACGAACCCAATTTCGTGTCAGCAATATTAGCAGAAGCCTGCATCAAACTCAACATAACAACACCATCACCTACCATTCCTTCCCTTTGCATCCACCTATACAAATCCACAGCCTCTCTCCCTTTCCCACTATGTACAAAACCCGTTATCATCGTAGTCCAACAAACTATATCCCTCTTCCCCATCTTCTCAAATACATCTATTGCTTTATCCATCTTCCCGCATTTCGCATAAAGATTCAAAACAGATGACCCAACAAAGACATCATTCTCATAACCACAACAAATCGCTTTTTCCCAAACCTTTTCACCCATTTCAAGATCCTGCAAGATTATACAAGCCTTAAGTGCCACAGTAAAAGTTGAGCTATCAGGTTTAACACCTTCAAGAACCATTTGATTATAAACATTTACAACCTCAACAGGAACCCCATTTTTCGAATAGGCAATGATCATTGCATTCCAAGAATCTACTCTTCTCAGGGGAATTTTATCGAACACTTTGTGGGCAGATTCAAGATCACCCGTTTTACCATATGATGATATTAATTGGGTAATGGAGTTTCCATGGGAAAATAGCCCAGATGATACCATAACAGCATGGATTTGAGAAATCAATGCACTATGTTTACAGCTCAATAATAGAGGTTTGAGTTCATATGGTAACAAGTTCTTTAAGCGCATTTATGTATACTGGGAAATTTGAAGTTTTCACCTCTTATAGTAGTAGCCGTTGCTATAACTGCCGGTACAAGCAGGTAAGGGAGTTGGAGGGAAacaaatgtgtttttttttttttttaatcaaagagaaaattagaaaaaggaaaagactTTAAACAAAAATACATTATAAACAAAACCAcaagaaaatagaaataaaatgTGTTTTGCCTAGTTGTTCGAGTGAATTCTTTGCTTCTCATAGAGTATTTGAATTTCTCATCATTTACTTACT includes these proteins:
- the LOC132610066 gene encoding uncharacterized protein LOC132610066 isoform X2, which gives rise to MEGFLLFLGFLIDRMHHYLRKLIVLRNTAGSSKKEFERLEKEKAQLKEKADKAAEEMKLSQKEISSLKETLKKVKLESEETDKRVETAEAYVAALQKQAADLLLEYDRLLEDNQNLQNQAHGYRS
- the LOC132610065 gene encoding putative pentatricopeptide repeat-containing protein At3g25060, mitochondrial; this translates as MRLKNLLPYELKPLLLSCKHSALISQIHAVMVSSGLFSHGNSITQLISSYGKTGDLESAHKVFDKIPLRRVDSWNAMIIAYSKNGVPVEVVNVYNQMVLEGVKPDSSTFTVALKACIILQDLEMGEKVWEKAICCGYENDVFVGSSVLNLYAKCGKMDKAIDVFEKMGKRDIVCWTTMITGFVHSGKGREAVDLYRWMQREGMVGDGVVMLSLMQASANIADTKLGSSVHGYMIRRTLPMDVNMLTSLVDMYAKNGELEIATRVFRKMPSKNTVSWSALISGFAQNGFAVNALQLLIEMQVSGFTPDVASLVSALLACSHVGSLKLGRSIHGYVARKVIMDQVLSTALIDVYAKCGLISCARSIYDNMSSKDLICWNTIIACYGIHGHGREALTLFQEMKDKIEPDHATFAALLSALSHSGLVEEGRHWFDVMINEYKIKPSEKHYACLVDLLARSGEVEEAKDLIISMETKPGVAVWVALLSGCHKHKKFSIGELAANRVLELIPENTGTFILVANFFAAAKMWDKAAAARKLMKKTGMTKVPGYSAVEVNGRLHAFLMGDTSHPQYEQIMGLLCNLENEMKAMGYVPKTEFVLQNLEEEVKVKMLCNHSERLAIAFGLLNTAPGTRLFITKNLRVCGDCHEVTKFISVIVKRDIIVRDVKRFHHFKDGICSCGDYW
- the LOC132610066 gene encoding uncharacterized protein LOC132610066 isoform X1; its protein translation is MIQLLFMVLCLEGMVAFLLMVKIGPLRELVMKFLDQVKMRKGTVLTIAGTISAILFSNFISIIKIQNKGAKLGTMTPMDQVLWRTNLLEATLMGFLLFLGFLIDRMHHYLRKLIVLRNTAGSSKKEFERLEKEKAQLKEKADKAAEEMKLSQKEISSLKETLKKVKLESEETDKRVETAEAYVAALQKQAADLLLEYDRLLEDNQNLQNQAHGYRS